From one Erinaceus europaeus chromosome 4, mEriEur2.1, whole genome shotgun sequence genomic stretch:
- the AARS2 gene encoding alanine--tRNA ligase, mitochondrial isoform X2 translates to MAASVAAAAGQLRRAIRRSPAWPGPSCRPLSSGPPPAKAAAVRNAFLSFFRDRHSHRLVPSASVRPRGDPSLLFVNAGMNQFKPIFLGTVDPRSEMAGFRRVANSQKCVRAGGRHNDLEDVGRDLSHHTFFEMLGNWAFGGEYFKEEACSMAWELLTQVYGIPEDRLWVSYFGGDPKTGLEPDLECRDIWLSLGVPARRVLSFGLEENFWEMGVTGPCGPCTEIHYDLAGGVEAPQLVELWNLVFMQHNREADGSLQPLPQRHVDTGMGLERLVAVLQGRHSTYDTDLFSPLLDAIHQGCGAPPYLGRVGAADKGRTDTAYRVVADHIRTLSVCIADGVSPGMSGAPLVLRQILRRAVRFSTEVLRAPPGFLGSLVPIVVETLGDTYPELQKNSTQIVNLVSEDEAAFLSSLERGRRIIDRTLKRLGPTDMFPAEVAWSLSMSGNLGLPLDLVELMLEEKGVQLDSAGLARLAQEEAQHQVQQAEPVREHGLQLDIHALGELQRRGVPPTDDSPKYNYSLRPSGDYDFSACEAQVLQLYTEDGTAVASVGGGQRCGLLLDRTNFYAEQGGQTSDRGYLVPVGQQDVLFPVVRAQVCGGFVLHEAVAPECLQVGDRVQLHVDKAWRLGCMEKHTATHLLNWALRQTLGPSTEQRGSHLNPERLRFDVTIQAPLTPEQLRCVEDTVQQAVEQDEAVYMEEVALELTAHVPGLRCLDEVYPNPVRVVSVGVPVAQALDPASSAALQTSVELCCGTHLLRTGAVRDLVIIGERRLTRGTTRLLAVTGEQAQQAREVGQSLTQEVEAAVERYSRGNQDVAEAQRLSKDIGRLSDAVDTVMMPQWQRRELQATLKALQRRSNTVIRKLEVGQAAQKTQELLRQHSEGPVIVDTISAESLSDATPAFTAEAWALAVCSHMGGKAWGSRVVAQGTGSTADLDAVLNIARTYALNQL, encoded by the exons ATGGCGGCCTCAGTGGCAGCTGCCGCTGGGCAGCTTCGACGCGCCATTCGAAGGTCGCCAGCATGGCCGGGCCCCAGCTGTCGGCCGCTGTCATCTGGGCCTCCTCCAGCCAAGGCCGCTGCCGTTCGGAACGCCTTCCTAAGCTTCTTTCGGGACCGCCATAGCCACCGGCTGGTGCCCTCCGCTTCCGTGAGACCCCGCGGCGACCCGAGTTTGCTTTTCGTCAACGCCGGCATGAACCAG TTCAAACCAATCTTCCTGGGTACTGTGGATCCACGAAGTGAGATGGCTGGCTTCCGGCGTGTGGCCAACAGTCAGAAGTGTGTGAGGGCTGGAGGACGCCACAATGACCTGGAGGATGTGGGCCGAGACCTCTCTCATCATACTTTCTTTGAGATGCTTGGCAACTGGGCCTTTGGAGGTGAATATTTTAAG GAAGAAGCTTGCAGCATGGCCTGGGAACTGCTAACTCAAGTCTATGGGATCCCCGAGGACAGGCTCTGGGTCTCCTACTTTGGTGGTGACCCAAAGACAGGGCTGGAGCCAGACTTGGAGTGCAGGGATATCTGGCTCAGCTTAGG GGTGCCTGCCAGGCGTGTGCTTTCCTTTGGACTAGAGGAGAACTTCTGGGAGATGGGGGTTACTGGGCCCTGTGGGCCTTGCACTGAGATTCATTATGACCTGGCTGGTGGAGTGGAAGCCCCCCAACTGGTGGAGCTTTGGAATCTGGTCTTCATGCAACACAACAG AGAGGCGGATGGAAGCCTGCAGCCCCTGCCCCAGCGGCATGTGGACACAGGAATGGGCTTAGAAAGGCTGGTTGCTGTGCTCCAAGGCAGACACTCCACCTACGATACTGACCTCTTTTCCCCACTACTTGACGCCATACATCAG GGCTGTGGGGCACCCCCTTACTTGGGCCGGGTAGGGGCAGCAGACAAGGGGCGCACAGACACGGCGTACCGAGTGGTGGCCGACCACATCCGCACACTCAGTGTCTGCATTGCTGACGGCGTTTCTCCTGGGATGTCAGGTGCCCC GCTGGTTCTGCGTCAGATCCTTCGCCGAGCTGTGCGCTTCTCTACAGAGGTGTTGCGGGCACCTCCTGGCTTCCTAGGCAGCCTGGTGCCTATAGTGGTGGAGACACTG gGAGACACTTACCCAGAGCTGCAGAAGAACTCCACCCAG ATAGTCAACCTGGTATCAGAGGATGAGGCagccttcctgtcctctcttgagcGAGGTCGGCGTATCATCGATCGGACCCTGAAACGCCTGGGGCCTACGGATATGTTCCCTG CTGAAGTGGCCTGGTCCTTGTCCATGTCTGGAAACCTGGGGCTCCCCCTGGACCTGGTAGAACTGATGCTGGAAGAGAAAGGAGTGCAGCTGGATTCCGCTGGACTGGCAAGGCTGGCCCAGGAGGAGGCCCAG cacCAGGTGCAGCAGGCTGAGCCAGTTCGGGAGCATGGACTGCAGCTGGACATCCATGCATTGGGGGAGCTGCAGCGCCGAGGGGTGCCCCCAACGGATGACAGCCCCAAGTACAACTACTCTCTGCGGCCCAGTGGGGATTATG ATTTCAGTGCCTGTGAGGCCCAGGTGCTCCAGCTGTATACAGAGGATGGGACAGCTGTGGCCTCTGTGGGGGGCGGCCAGCGCTGTGGCCTCCTTTTGGACAGGACCAACTTCTATGCTGAACAGGGCGGGCAGACCTCAGACAGAGGCTACCTGGTACCCGTGGGGCAGCAG GATGTCCTATTCCCAGTGGTCCGGGCCCAGGTCTGTGGAGGCTTCGTTCTGCATGAGGCAGTGGCTCCCGAgtgcttgcaggtgggggaccgggtGCAGCTACATGTGGATAAG GCCTGGCGTCTGGGCTGCATGGAGAAACACACCGCCACCCACCTGCTGAACTGGGCACTGCGGCAAACCCTGGGCCCCAGCACAGAGCAGCGAGGTTCCCACCTCAATCCTGAGCGGCTACGCTTCGATGTGACAATCCAG GCGCCCCTGACCCCAGAGCAGCTCCGGTGCGTGGAGGACACCGTGCAGCAGGCTGTGGAGCAGGATGAGGCCGTGTACATGGAGGAGGTGGCCCTGGAACTCACGGCCCACGTCCCTGGCCTGCGCTGTCTGGATGAG GTGTATCCAAACCCTGTGCGGGTGGTGTCCGTGGGGGTGCCTGTGGCCCAGGCCCTGGACCCAGCCTCCTCAGCTGCACTGCAGACTtctgtggagctgtgctgtgggaC GCACTTGCTCCGCACAGGGGCAGTGAGGGATCTCGTCATCATTGGGGAGAGGCGGCTCACCAGGGGCACCACACGCCTCCTGGCTGTCACCGGGGAACAGGCCCAGCAG gcccGAGAGGTAGGCCAGAGCCTGACCCAGGAGGTGGAAGCAGCTGTGGAGCGCTATAGTCGGGGCAACCAGGATGTGGCAGAGGCGCAGAGGCTGTCCAAGGACATAGGACGGCTCTCTGAT GCTGTGGACACCGTCATGATGCCCCAGTGGCAGAGGCGGGAGCTTCAGGCCACACTGAAGGCACTCCAGCGGCGCAGCAACACTGTGATCCGGAAGCTAGAAGTGGGGCAG